The Nocardioides campestrisoli genome includes a window with the following:
- a CDS encoding SRPBCC family protein, giving the protein MGFTVSQDFARPVGPVFDYLADPRNRPQWQSSLRRVDMLSLGEPGLGTTWYDVTWPGPRPLMEITGWEKNVRWVEHGRWRGLAVTLDLVFTPLEESLTRVRATTVTHAPGWRRAPGLVLDLAGPAAARADLRRAARRVQRLGTD; this is encoded by the coding sequence GTGGGGTTCACGGTCAGCCAGGACTTCGCGAGACCCGTCGGACCCGTCTTCGACTACCTCGCCGACCCGCGGAACCGGCCGCAGTGGCAGTCGAGCCTGCGCCGCGTCGACATGCTCAGCCTGGGGGAGCCCGGCCTCGGGACCACCTGGTACGACGTGACCTGGCCCGGACCGCGCCCGCTGATGGAGATCACCGGCTGGGAGAAGAACGTGCGATGGGTCGAGCACGGCCGCTGGCGCGGCCTGGCGGTCACCCTCGACCTCGTCTTCACCCCGCTCGAGGAGTCCCTGACCCGGGTGCGGGCGACCACCGTCACCCACGCCCCCGGCTGGCGACGCGCGCCGGGCCTGGTGCTCGACCTGGCGGGCCCCGCCGCGGCCCGGGCGGACCTGCGGCGGGCGGCCCGCCGGGTGCAGCGGCTCGGCACGGACTGA
- a CDS encoding hemolysin family protein — protein sequence MDVDTLINLALVLVFVLIGGVFAGTEMAIVSLRAGQVRRIRQSGPRGARTADLVEDPNRFLSAVQIGVTVAGFFSSAYGGATIAPDVAPVLVGWGLPEGAADTVALVLMTLLIAYLSLVLGELVPKRLAMQRAVGFTTVLAPPLNVFATLVRPVIWLLSRSTNVVVRLLGGNPDAIEEEMTADELRDTVETHGGLRPYHRRILTDVFRSAERRLTAVMTPRPDVSFLDGSMTIAEAQAEVAESTYSRFPVLGEDVDDVLGFVHLRDLLTVPSERAQQPVSSLARTLVVLPGTNQVLSSLAQLRREQQHLALVVDEYGGTEGIVTLEDLVEELVGEIYDEYDIGFDPEDTVLEQGTEMTVDGSLNIEEFCDLTGMEPPEGGFDTVGGFVVERLGRIGVVGDRVEASGLVLEVVEASETRILRVRVSRDDGRQRPRADDGRPGDRPDSPDSPDSPDSPGENHAENTGEGTDGGRGGDA from the coding sequence GTGGACGTCGACACACTCATCAATCTCGCGCTCGTCCTGGTCTTCGTGCTGATCGGCGGGGTCTTCGCCGGCACGGAGATGGCGATCGTCTCGCTCCGGGCCGGGCAGGTGCGACGGATCCGGCAGAGCGGGCCGCGAGGCGCCCGCACGGCCGACCTGGTGGAGGACCCGAACCGGTTCCTCTCCGCGGTGCAGATCGGCGTGACCGTCGCCGGGTTCTTCTCCTCGGCGTACGGCGGCGCCACGATCGCGCCCGACGTCGCCCCGGTGCTGGTCGGCTGGGGCCTGCCCGAAGGTGCGGCGGACACGGTCGCGCTGGTGCTGATGACGCTGCTGATCGCCTACCTCTCGCTGGTCCTCGGCGAGCTGGTGCCCAAGCGGCTGGCGATGCAGCGCGCGGTCGGCTTCACCACGGTGCTGGCCCCGCCGCTCAACGTCTTCGCCACCCTGGTCCGGCCGGTGATCTGGCTGCTGTCCCGCTCGACCAACGTGGTGGTGCGGCTGCTCGGTGGCAACCCGGACGCGATCGAGGAGGAGATGACCGCCGACGAGCTGCGCGACACCGTGGAGACCCACGGCGGGCTGCGCCCCTACCACCGGCGGATCCTCACCGACGTCTTCCGCTCGGCGGAGCGCCGGCTGACCGCGGTGATGACCCCGCGGCCGGACGTCTCCTTCCTCGACGGCAGCATGACGATCGCCGAGGCGCAGGCGGAGGTGGCGGAGTCGACGTACTCGCGCTTCCCGGTGCTGGGCGAGGACGTCGACGACGTGCTCGGGTTCGTGCACCTGCGCGACCTGCTCACCGTCCCGTCGGAGCGGGCGCAGCAGCCGGTGAGCAGCCTCGCCCGCACCCTGGTGGTGCTGCCCGGCACCAACCAGGTGCTCTCCTCGCTGGCGCAGCTGCGCCGTGAGCAGCAGCATCTGGCGCTGGTCGTCGACGAGTACGGCGGCACCGAGGGGATCGTGACCCTGGAGGACCTCGTCGAGGAGCTGGTGGGGGAGATCTACGACGAGTACGACATCGGGTTCGACCCCGAGGACACGGTGCTCGAGCAGGGCACCGAGATGACGGTCGACGGCTCGCTCAACATCGAGGAGTTCTGCGACCTCACCGGGATGGAGCCGCCGGAGGGCGGCTTCGACACCGTCGGCGGGTTCGTCGTCGAGCGACTGGGCCGGATCGGGGTCGTCGGCGACCGGGTCGAGGCCTCCGGGCTGGTGCTGGAGGTGGTCGAGGCGAGCGAGACCCGGATCCTGCGGGTGCGGGTCAGCCGCGACGACGGTCGCCAGCGGCCCCGGGCGGACGACGGGCGGCCCGGCGACAGGCCTGACAGCCCCGACAGCCCGGACAGCCCTGACAGTCCAGGCGAGAACCATGCGGAGAACACGGGCGAGGGCACGGACGGCGGGCGTGGCGGCGACGCCTGA
- a CDS encoding DUF1707 SHOCT-like domain-containing protein — protein MSQDPWAGLPVDPTLPEHAHLRAGDRDRDAVAQVLADAYAEGRMDRDELDQRAEALAGARTLGELPPLVSDLVAPSAGTGLARTGARSPDTARVRAVEKYEHERRRAWWSMLTATLICTVIWVAGGMGSDWSFDPAFPWPLFVLLGTGLNYGRTVFDREDMVAEEVRRLERKARRREARKLGPGPEQSPDEDA, from the coding sequence ATGAGCCAGGACCCCTGGGCAGGGCTGCCCGTGGACCCGACCCTGCCCGAGCACGCCCACCTGCGCGCCGGGGATCGTGACCGTGACGCGGTCGCGCAGGTGCTGGCCGACGCGTACGCCGAGGGCCGGATGGACCGCGACGAGCTGGACCAGCGGGCGGAGGCGCTGGCCGGCGCCCGCACCCTGGGAGAGCTGCCGCCGCTGGTCTCCGACCTCGTGGCCCCGTCTGCCGGTACCGGACTCGCGCGGACCGGCGCCCGTTCGCCCGACACGGCCCGAGTCCGGGCCGTGGAGAAGTACGAGCACGAGCGGCGCAGGGCCTGGTGGTCGATGCTCACGGCCACCCTGATCTGCACCGTGATCTGGGTGGCCGGCGGCATGGGGTCAGACTGGAGCTTCGACCCGGCCTTCCCGTGGCCGTTGTTCGTGCTGCTGGGCACCGGGCTGAACTACGGGCGCACGGTCTTCGATCGCGAGGACATGGTGGCCGAGGAGGTACGTCGCCTGGAGCGCAAGGCGCGCAGGCGCGAGGCCAGGAAGCTCGGCCCGGGCCCCGAGCAGAGCCCGGACGAGGACGCCTGA
- a CDS encoding cyclase family protein, giving the protein MTSRIPTTTRTAAGPEDHPTTALLLDAVRAGLEVHDLGRTLTVGMPQSPNHPAYWHAMPRRHGDMVRADGGSAANDMISMGTHVGTHVDALAHVSQDGRLYGDVDAASAQVGGRFVDHGAHTIAPMVRRGLLLDVPEALGVERLDPGQEITVEDLERTLERQRTEIRTGDVVLVRSGWGQHFDRGDGDAYRGLSTGVPGVSEAGATFLAEFGIHATGADTIAYEQLAPGAGHGLLPAHRVLLVESGIYIIEALDLEGLAAAGVHEFLFVMSPLKFFGATGSPVRPLAVVGG; this is encoded by the coding sequence ATGACATCCAGGATCCCCACGACCACCAGGACTGCGGCCGGCCCGGAGGACCACCCGACCACCGCGCTGCTGCTCGACGCCGTGCGCGCCGGGCTGGAGGTGCACGACCTGGGCCGCACCCTCACCGTCGGGATGCCCCAGTCCCCCAACCACCCGGCGTACTGGCACGCGATGCCGCGCCGGCACGGCGACATGGTGCGGGCCGACGGCGGGTCCGCCGCCAACGACATGATCTCCATGGGCACCCACGTCGGCACCCACGTCGACGCGCTGGCGCACGTCTCGCAGGACGGCAGGCTCTACGGCGACGTCGACGCGGCCTCCGCCCAGGTGGGTGGCCGGTTCGTCGACCACGGCGCCCACACCATCGCCCCGATGGTGCGTCGGGGCCTGCTGCTCGACGTGCCCGAAGCACTCGGGGTCGAGCGGCTCGACCCCGGCCAGGAGATCACCGTCGAGGACCTGGAGCGGACCCTGGAGCGACAGCGCACCGAGATCCGGACCGGCGACGTGGTGCTGGTGCGCTCGGGCTGGGGCCAGCACTTCGACCGCGGCGACGGCGACGCCTACCGCGGGCTGTCGACCGGCGTCCCGGGTGTCTCGGAGGCCGGTGCCACCTTCCTGGCCGAGTTCGGCATCCACGCCACCGGCGCGGACACCATCGCCTACGAGCAGCTCGCCCCCGGCGCCGGCCACGGACTGCTCCCCGCCCACCGCGTGCTGCTGGTGGAGAGCGGGATCTACATCATCGAGGCCCTCGACCTCGAGGGCCTCGCCGCCGCAGGCGTCCACGAGTTCCTCTTCGTCATGTCGCCGCTGAAGTTCTTCGGCGCCACCGGCTCCCCGGTCCGCCCACTCGCCGTGGTCGGCGGATGA
- a CDS encoding antibiotic biosynthesis monooxygenase family protein produces the protein MSVVKINAITVPEGSGEELERRFAARAGSVEKSPGFLGFKLLRPTAGDQRYFVLTEWADEDSFIAWRDGDSRTAHAGERAKPVATGADLLEFEVVLDVTPGS, from the coding sequence ATGTCCGTCGTGAAGATCAACGCCATCACCGTCCCCGAGGGTTCCGGCGAGGAGCTTGAGCGGCGCTTCGCCGCCCGCGCCGGCTCGGTCGAGAAGTCCCCCGGCTTCCTGGGGTTCAAGCTGCTCCGCCCCACCGCCGGCGACCAGCGCTACTTCGTCCTGACCGAGTGGGCGGACGAGGACTCCTTCATCGCCTGGCGCGACGGGGACTCCCGCACCGCCCACGCCGGGGAGCGCGCCAAGCCGGTCGCCACCGGCGCGGACCTGCTCGAGTTCGAGGTCGTGCTGGACGTCACGCCAGGGAGCTGA
- a CDS encoding antibiotic biosynthesis monooxygenase codes for MSTPSAAPVTGPVAGPVTVAVTRHVAPDHEAEMHAWLQAGDSLAQRFPGFLGSGWVRPSPGSTEWHMLYRFADAASLEAWESSPQRRWWLDAAAGKVEQSRVERRTGIEGWFDEPASTEVAGEQPPPPAPPRWKQMVVIFLVFFPLSLCTNWAASHLIPDWPLVPRVLVIISVMTPLMTYVFMPWATRKMQWFLQPERDSQR; via the coding sequence ATGTCCACTCCCAGCGCCGCTCCCGTGACCGGCCCCGTCGCCGGACCCGTCACCGTCGCCGTCACCCGGCACGTCGCGCCCGACCACGAGGCCGAGATGCACGCCTGGCTGCAGGCCGGCGACTCGCTGGCCCAGCGGTTCCCCGGGTTCCTGGGCAGCGGCTGGGTCCGCCCGTCGCCCGGGTCGACCGAGTGGCACATGCTCTACCGGTTCGCCGACGCCGCGTCCCTGGAGGCGTGGGAGAGCTCGCCGCAGCGCCGGTGGTGGCTGGACGCCGCGGCCGGCAAGGTGGAGCAGAGCCGGGTGGAGCGGCGTACGGGGATCGAGGGGTGGTTCGACGAGCCCGCCTCCACCGAGGTCGCGGGGGAGCAGCCGCCGCCCCCGGCCCCGCCCCGGTGGAAGCAGATGGTGGTGATCTTCCTGGTCTTCTTCCCGCTCAGCCTCTGCACCAACTGGGCGGCCTCGCACCTGATCCCCGACTGGCCGCTGGTGCCGCGGGTGCTGGTGATCATCAGCGTGATGACCCCGTTGATGACCTACGTCTTCATGCCGTGGGCGACCCGGAAGATGCAGTGGTTCCTGCAGCCGGAGCGAGACTCCCAGAGGTGA
- a CDS encoding MmgE/PrpD family protein: MSVWTPAAGARPAGNPTGEAQAGPTLAQQLAAFAAHTARHGVPDAVAVSVGQRTLDVLGLCVAAHRLPTSAAALDHVLDQGGHPVATVVGEPTRVSAAQAAFANGVLAHSLDYDDTHLPSVLHPSASVVPAALAAAEHAGVPGEVAVRAIAVGIEVAVRLGMAGYDADLGNSVYFEHGQHATSITGAMGSAVAAAIAYGLDEQGITDVLGLTASMASGVIEANRTGGTVKRLHCGLAAQAGVTAAQLVRRGFTGPPTVLEGRFGFFEAWLHGQFFPEAVTEGLGTDWSVPGIFFKPYPANHFTHTTVDAGRAFAGRGITPARVATVVVGVAGATVRTIGEPIEVKRAPETGYQAQFSGPYAFAAGLLGGGGLGTSLDDYSDALAQDPARRALMAKVEVVPDARCDEIYPFQFPAVVTLTTTDGEVLVEEVLTNRGGPARPLSDDELATKFRDNVAGRLSPEAADSVRDDVLSLHTATGLAAVLKPLSTFTPGESP, from the coding sequence ATGAGCGTCTGGACGCCGGCCGCCGGGGCCCGGCCGGCAGGCAACCCGACCGGCGAGGCGCAGGCGGGTCCCACGTTGGCCCAACAGCTGGCCGCGTTCGCCGCGCACACCGCACGCCACGGCGTCCCGGACGCCGTGGCCGTCTCGGTCGGTCAGCGCACGCTCGACGTCCTGGGGCTCTGCGTGGCCGCCCACCGGCTGCCCACCTCGGCCGCCGCCCTCGACCACGTGCTCGACCAGGGCGGCCACCCGGTCGCCACCGTGGTGGGCGAGCCCACCCGGGTCTCGGCCGCGCAGGCTGCGTTCGCCAACGGCGTGCTCGCGCACTCCCTGGACTACGACGACACCCACCTGCCCTCCGTGCTGCACCCGAGCGCCTCGGTGGTCCCCGCCGCGCTCGCCGCTGCCGAGCACGCCGGCGTCCCGGGCGAGGTGGCGGTCCGCGCGATCGCGGTCGGCATCGAGGTGGCGGTCCGGCTCGGGATGGCCGGCTACGACGCCGACCTGGGCAACTCCGTCTACTTCGAGCACGGCCAGCACGCGACCTCGATCACCGGGGCGATGGGCTCCGCGGTCGCCGCGGCGATCGCCTACGGCCTCGACGAGCAGGGGATCACCGACGTCCTCGGGCTCACCGCCTCGATGGCGTCGGGCGTGATCGAGGCGAACCGCACCGGCGGCACCGTCAAGCGGCTCCACTGCGGGCTCGCGGCCCAGGCCGGGGTCACCGCCGCCCAGCTGGTCCGCCGGGGGTTCACCGGTCCGCCGACCGTGCTGGAGGGCCGCTTCGGCTTCTTCGAGGCCTGGCTGCACGGACAGTTCTTCCCGGAGGCGGTGACCGAGGGCCTCGGCACCGACTGGTCGGTGCCCGGCATCTTCTTCAAGCCCTACCCCGCCAACCACTTCACCCACACCACCGTCGACGCCGGCCGCGCCTTCGCCGGGCGAGGGATCACCCCGGCGCGCGTGGCGACGGTGGTGGTCGGCGTGGCCGGGGCGACCGTGCGGACCATCGGCGAGCCGATCGAGGTCAAGCGGGCGCCGGAGACCGGCTACCAGGCGCAGTTCTCCGGTCCGTACGCCTTCGCGGCGGGGCTGCTCGGTGGCGGCGGCCTCGGCACGAGTCTCGACGACTACTCCGACGCGCTGGCCCAGGACCCGGCCCGCCGGGCCCTGATGGCGAAGGTCGAGGTGGTCCCCGACGCGCGGTGCGACGAGATCTACCCCTTCCAGTTCCCCGCGGTGGTCACCCTGACCACCACGGACGGCGAGGTCCTCGTCGAGGAGGTGCTCACCAACCGCGGTGGGCCCGCCCGTCCGCTCTCCGACGACGAGCTCGCCACCAAGTTCCGCGACAACGTCGCGGGACGCCTGTCCCCCGAGGCCGCCGACTCCGTCCGCGACGACGTCCTCTCCCTGCACACCGCGACCGGCCTGGCCGCCGTGCTGAAGCCCCTGTCCACCTTCACCCCAGGAGAGTCCCCGTGA
- a CDS encoding FAD-dependent oxidoreductase, whose translation MRVDVLVVGAGAAGLSCSIEAARGGASVLLVEKDTRLGGTLHLSGGHLAAGGTARQAERGIEDSPAAHRADVLRISGGTARADLVEIVTEHAPATVEWLAGRGFDFAAETPRIVYGHEPYEIPRTVYGVDEGLSILTVLQDELARARAESDLEVWTGAMVTELLVGAADGQDAVTGAHVQHGGEETEVLAGAVVLATGGYGADPELFAELEGAPLVSAAARTSTGDGLHLGLAVGAALQGAGTYLPTFGGLPDPVSPGRANWHDRQRLTSERPPWEIYVDRSGRRWVAEDEPSIDEKERALARVPEQTFWTVFDDVALEAATGSLQIVVGKEPSEVRAMANTRPGVHAASDLRELADLAGIDPDGLCSTVRAYNEAVAAGKDPEHGRTHLPAPIARGPFYALRNHAITLVTFQGLDIDSDCAVRDGSGAVIGDLYAVGEVIGAGATCGNSFCSGMLLTPALTLGRLLGARLARARPG comes from the coding sequence ATGAGGGTTGATGTGCTCGTCGTCGGAGCCGGGGCTGCCGGGCTCTCCTGCAGCATCGAGGCCGCTCGTGGTGGCGCGAGCGTGCTGCTCGTGGAGAAGGACACCCGTCTCGGCGGCACCCTGCACCTCAGCGGGGGTCACCTCGCCGCCGGCGGGACGGCGCGGCAAGCCGAGCGCGGCATCGAGGACTCGCCGGCCGCCCACCGCGCCGACGTGCTCCGGATCAGCGGCGGAACCGCCCGCGCCGACCTCGTCGAGATCGTCACCGAGCACGCGCCTGCGACCGTGGAGTGGCTTGCCGGCCGGGGCTTCGACTTCGCCGCCGAGACGCCGCGGATCGTCTACGGGCACGAGCCCTACGAGATCCCCCGGACCGTCTACGGGGTCGACGAGGGGCTCTCCATCCTGACCGTCCTGCAGGACGAGCTCGCGCGGGCGCGCGCTGAGAGCGACCTCGAGGTCTGGACCGGGGCGATGGTGACCGAGCTGCTGGTCGGCGCCGCTGACGGGCAGGACGCCGTCACCGGAGCGCACGTGCAGCACGGCGGCGAGGAGACCGAGGTGCTCGCCGGGGCCGTGGTGCTCGCCACCGGGGGGTACGGCGCCGACCCGGAGCTCTTCGCCGAGCTCGAGGGTGCCCCCCTCGTCTCCGCGGCGGCGCGAACCTCGACCGGGGACGGGCTGCACCTCGGCCTCGCCGTGGGGGCGGCGCTGCAGGGAGCCGGCACCTACCTGCCCACCTTCGGCGGCCTGCCGGACCCGGTCTCCCCGGGCCGGGCGAACTGGCACGACCGGCAGCGGCTGACCAGCGAGCGCCCGCCGTGGGAGATCTACGTCGACCGCTCGGGCCGGCGCTGGGTGGCCGAGGACGAGCCGTCCATCGACGAGAAGGAGCGGGCGCTGGCCCGGGTGCCCGAGCAGACCTTCTGGACCGTCTTCGACGACGTCGCCCTCGAGGCTGCCACCGGCAGCCTCCAGATCGTGGTGGGCAAGGAGCCGTCCGAGGTGCGCGCGATGGCCAACACCCGGCCGGGGGTGCACGCCGCCTCCGACCTGCGCGAGCTGGCCGACCTCGCCGGCATCGACCCGGACGGCCTCTGCTCGACGGTGCGCGCCTACAACGAGGCCGTCGCCGCGGGGAAGGACCCCGAGCACGGCCGCACGCACCTGCCGGCGCCGATCGCCCGCGGTCCGTTCTACGCCCTGCGCAACCACGCCATCACCCTGGTCACCTTCCAGGGCCTCGACATCGACTCCGACTGTGCGGTGCGCGACGGCTCCGGCGCGGTGATCGGGGACCTCTACGCCGTGGGGGAAGTGATCGGCGCGGGCGCCACCTGCGGCAACAGCTTCTGCTCGGGGATGCTGCTCACCCCGGCCCTGACCCTGGGCCGTCTGCTCGGCGCACGGCTGGCCCGCGCGAGACCGGGGTGA
- a CDS encoding phosphoribosylaminoimidazolesuccinocarboxamide synthase — translation MADPQHSESLGIPVAPAIEGTTHLHSGKVRDLYRIDAGEHAGRLLMVASDRISAYDFVLGTTIPDKGEILTRMSLWWFGQLADLVPHHVVSTDVPAAVAGRAVICEPLDMFPVECVARGYLTGSGLIDYRASGEVCGVPLPAGLEDGSRLPEPIFTPATKAELGDHDENVSYEAVVATIGDQDAAQLRRLTMAVYARAEGIARERGIILADTKLELGRRVTTGSTGSTGSTGEIVLGDEVLTPDSSRFWPADEWQPGRTQPSYDKQIVRNWLTGPDSGWDRASGEAPPPLPAEVVEHTRARYVEAYERLTGERF, via the coding sequence GTGGCCGATCCTCAGCACTCCGAGTCCCTGGGCATCCCCGTCGCGCCGGCGATCGAGGGGACGACGCACCTGCACAGCGGCAAGGTGCGCGACCTCTACCGGATCGACGCCGGGGAGCACGCCGGCCGGCTGCTGATGGTGGCCAGCGACCGGATCTCGGCCTACGACTTCGTCCTCGGCACCACCATCCCCGACAAGGGCGAGATCCTCACCCGGATGTCGCTGTGGTGGTTCGGCCAGCTGGCCGACCTGGTGCCCCACCACGTCGTCTCCACCGACGTGCCCGCGGCGGTCGCGGGCCGGGCGGTGATCTGCGAGCCGCTGGACATGTTCCCCGTCGAGTGCGTGGCGCGCGGCTACCTCACCGGCTCGGGGCTCATCGACTACCGGGCCTCGGGCGAGGTCTGCGGGGTCCCGCTGCCGGCGGGCCTGGAGGACGGCTCGCGGCTGCCGGAGCCGATCTTCACCCCCGCCACCAAGGCAGAGCTCGGCGACCACGACGAGAACGTCTCCTACGAGGCCGTGGTCGCGACCATCGGCGACCAGGACGCGGCGCAGCTGCGCCGGCTGACCATGGCGGTCTACGCCCGCGCGGAGGGCATCGCCCGCGAGCGCGGGATCATCCTGGCCGACACGAAGCTGGAGCTCGGGCGACGGGTCACGACCGGCTCGACCGGCTCGACCGGCTCGACCGGGGAGATCGTGCTCGGCGACGAGGTGCTGACCCCGGACTCCTCCCGGTTCTGGCCGGCCGACGAGTGGCAGCCCGGCCGCACGCAGCCGTCGTACGACAAGCAGATCGTCCGCAACTGGCTCACCGGCCCGGACTCGGGCTGGGACCGCGCCTCCGGCGAGGCGCCGCCGCCGCTGCCCGCCGAGGTGGTCGAGCACACCCGCGCGAGGTACGTCGAGGCCTACGAGCGACTCACCGGCGAACGGTTCTGA
- a CDS encoding CaiB/BaiF CoA transferase family protein — protein MGPLTGVRVLDASTILAGPLACQVLGDFGADVIKVEHPVAGDGMRGHGPSKDGVPIWWKEVSRNKRTIGLSLKDPDGADIFRALAAQADVVVENFRPGTLERWGLGPDVLRELNPGLVLLRITGFGQVGPYASRAGFGTLAEAMSGFAHLTGPADGPPTLPAFGLADSIAGIAASSAVSMALFARERNGGQGQVIDLNLLDPIMTAVGPGPSVYQQTGEVGMRHGNRSTNNAPRNAYRTEDDHWVAISTSAQAIAERVMHLVGHPEVIAEPWFATGHSRAAHADELDEMVGSWIAARSREEVVATFTEAGAAIAPIYSARDLVEDPHVRETQMLVEVEDDDLGPVLQHNVMWRMSGTPGGIRFPGRALGQDTDEVLGALGLQEEELAHLRDRHVIA, from the coding sequence ATGGGACCCCTCACCGGAGTGCGCGTGCTGGACGCGTCGACCATCCTCGCCGGCCCGCTGGCCTGCCAGGTCCTGGGCGACTTCGGGGCCGACGTGATCAAGGTCGAGCATCCCGTCGCCGGCGACGGGATGCGCGGGCACGGACCTTCCAAGGACGGGGTCCCGATCTGGTGGAAGGAGGTCTCGCGCAACAAGCGCACGATCGGCCTGAGCCTCAAGGACCCGGACGGCGCCGACATCTTCCGCGCCCTGGCGGCCCAGGCCGACGTGGTCGTGGAGAACTTCCGTCCCGGGACCCTGGAACGGTGGGGACTGGGGCCGGACGTGCTGCGCGAGCTCAACCCCGGGCTCGTCCTGCTCCGCATCACCGGCTTCGGCCAGGTCGGCCCCTACGCCTCGCGCGCCGGCTTCGGCACCCTGGCCGAGGCGATGAGCGGCTTCGCCCACCTCACCGGTCCCGCGGACGGCCCCCCGACCCTGCCGGCGTTCGGACTCGCCGACTCGATCGCCGGCATCGCCGCCTCCTCCGCCGTCTCGATGGCCCTCTTCGCCCGCGAGCGCAACGGGGGCCAGGGCCAGGTCATCGACCTCAACCTGCTCGACCCGATCATGACCGCCGTCGGTCCGGGCCCCTCGGTCTACCAGCAGACCGGCGAGGTCGGGATGCGGCACGGCAACCGCTCCACCAACAACGCCCCGCGCAACGCCTACCGCACCGAGGACGACCACTGGGTGGCGATCTCCACCAGCGCCCAGGCCATCGCCGAGCGGGTGATGCACCTGGTCGGGCACCCCGAGGTGATCGCCGAGCCGTGGTTCGCCACCGGCCACTCGCGCGCGGCGCACGCGGACGAGCTCGACGAGATGGTCGGCTCCTGGATCGCCGCCCGGAGCCGCGAGGAGGTGGTGGCGACCTTCACCGAGGCCGGAGCGGCGATCGCACCTATCTACTCCGCCCGCGACCTGGTCGAGGACCCGCACGTCCGCGAGACGCAGATGCTCGTCGAGGTCGAGGACGACGACCTCGGGCCGGTCCTGCAGCACAACGTCATGTGGCGGATGTCCGGCACGCCGGGAGGTATCCGGTTTCCCGGGCGAGCGCTCGGCCAGGACACCGACGAGGTGCTTGGCGCCCTCGGGCTCCAGGAGGAGGAGCTGGCGCACCTCCGCGACCGCCACGTGATCGCGTGA